Part of the Sulfuricurvum kujiense DSM 16994 genome, GATTGCCAACAATAACTTTTTACTATTGGAATTTGATCCGCCTTTGCTTAGAATGATGTCATTGAGTTCATTTTTTTCTTCCATTGAAGTGCCGTTCCTTATAAGAGTTGTGCTTATCGAATTTACATATGTTTAGACCACGAAGCACCGCGCTCTTTAGCGTACACTTCGTAGGGAAGGTTAAGAATATTGTATTCCATCGGTAAATCTAACGACGGAAACATTCGCCACTGTTTCGGTTGTTTTGCGGCAAGTTTCATCGAAATCATTTTACCCAGTTGATTGGCTTCTTGTAAAGTCGTATGTCCTTTATGGATATACACGTGCAAATGCCCCGGTGTTTTGGTCTCAAAAGCGGTAAAATTGATGAATCCCTCTTCTCTAAGCAATAATTGTGCCTTATGGTAAAAGCGCTGCGGATCAGTCCCGTTGTAGTCGATAACGATGTTTTCCACTTTGTCGAACTTATTGATCAGTGAATGGGCGACGGTGATCTGTTTTTTTAGATGCTGATCGATAATCGCCTGAGTAAGCGTTTTGTCGATTCTTTCGTATTTATTGAAAAAAGTGCGCCCTTTGAAATCGATTTTGTCAACGACGGTGTCATGTTTCAGCCAGTAATGATCTGAAATCATTTTGATCAGTTTCATGTCCATCGATGTCATTGGGGCGCCTTTTATATATTTAATTGCGGGTCGAGAACAAAGTCCCCGACCCTTTCGCTTGCCGCTGAGGCACTAAAGCTTGCCCCTGCGGGTCAGAATTAATACGTTGGTTGGTTATAGATAACGAAATTTTTCGCCAATGCTTTTAGCTCTTCTTTGATAGCGGCTTGTTTGGTCTCATTTTCGATATCGTCCAAAACATCGGCGATGCGGTTTGCGATAAGTTCAAACTCTTTCTCTTTCATACCGCGTGATGTCAATGCAGGGCTTCCGATACGGACACCTGAAGTAACGAACGGTGAACGCGTTTCTCCAGGTACGGTATTTTTGTTAACGGTGATTCCCGCGCGTCCGAGTGCCGCATCGGCATCTTTACCGCTGAACGGTTTGTTAAGGAATGAAACCAATACCAGGTGATTGTCGGTTCCGCCGCTGACGATGTCGTAACCGCGTTCCATCAATACTTTGGCAAGAACAGCCGCATTCGCTTTGACTTGCGCAGCGTACACTTTCCACTCATCTGAGAGGTTGTATTTGAAGCCGACCGCTTTTGCCGCGATGACGTGAACCAACGGTCCCCCTTGAAGTGCAGGGAAAATAGCCGAGTTGATTTTTTTAGCGATCTCTTCGTCGTTGGTCATGATCATACCGCCGCGAGGACCCGCTAGGGTTTTGTGCGTCGTTGTCGTAACAACATCCGCATATGGGAACGGGCTTGGGTGCTCACCTGCACATACAAGTCCTGCGATGTGGGCGATATCGGCGAAAAGAATAGCCCCGACGGCGTCAGCAATTTCGCGGAATTTTTTGAAATCGATTTCGCGAGCATAGGCTGAAGCGCCGCATACGATGATTTTCGGCTGAACGATTTTTGCGATATCCATGACACGCTCATAGTTGATGCGGCCGTCCAGTTCGACACCGTAGGAAAAACTGTGATAGTTTTTACCCGAAAAGCTTACTTTTGAACCGTGTGTCAAATGTCCGCCGTGGCTGAGATCCATACCGAGGAGTTTATCTCCCGCTTGAAGCAACGCCGCATAAACCGCGCCGTTCGCCGATGAACCCGAGTGCGGCTGTACATTGGCAAATTTGCACCCGAACAGTTCGCAGGCGCGGTCAATCGCCAATTGCTCTACACCGTCTGCGTATTCGCATCCGCCGTAGTAACGTTTAGCGGGATATCCTTCGGCGTATTTGTTGGTAAATACAGAACCCATTGCTTCCATAACGGCAGGGAGGGTAAAGTTTTCCGATGCGATCATCTCTAAATGGTCGGTTTGGCGTTCAAGCTCTTGCTCACATAATGTGTAAATTTCGTTGTCGTATTCTTTGAGGAAACTCATTCTTCTTCTCCGTTGTTGGTTTGGTTGTTGTGGATTGGTTTCATAGCCGGGAAGAGCAATACGTCCCGGATAGAGTGTTGGTTGGTCAGCATCATGACGAGACGGTCGATTCCGATCCCCTGTCCGGCGGTCGGTGCCATACCGTAGGAGAGAGCGGTAACGAAATCTTCGTCCATCTCATGGGCTTCATCATCGCCAGAATCTTTGGCCGCCATTTGCCCTTCAAAACGCCCTAATTGATCGACCGGATCGTTCAGCTCGCTAAACGCGTTGGCGATTTCGCGTCCGGCAATGAAAAGCTCAAAGCGGTCGGTCAGTTCGGGACGTTCGTCGTTACGGCGCGCAAGAGGAGAGATTTCGACCGGGTAGTGGGTAATAAAGGTCGGATTGATGAGTTTGGCTTCGACGAATTCGTCAAAGAGTTCCCCTTGCAGCTGTCCGAGGTTCATCGCCGCATTGGCTTCGAGGTTTTTCGAT contains:
- a CDS encoding DUF1882 domain-containing protein; this translates as MTSMDMKLIKMISDHYWLKHDTVVDKIDFKGRTFFNKYERIDKTLTQAIIDQHLKKQITVAHSLINKFDKVENIVIDYNGTDPQRFYHKAQLLLREEGFINFTAFETKTPGHLHVYIHKGHTTLQEANQLGKMISMKLAAKQPKQWRMFPSLDLPMEYNILNLPYEVYAKERGASWSKHM
- a CDS encoding serine hydroxymethyltransferase, coding for MSFLKEYDNEIYTLCEQELERQTDHLEMIASENFTLPAVMEAMGSVFTNKYAEGYPAKRYYGGCEYADGVEQLAIDRACELFGCKFANVQPHSGSSANGAVYAALLQAGDKLLGMDLSHGGHLTHGSKVSFSGKNYHSFSYGVELDGRINYERVMDIAKIVQPKIIVCGASAYAREIDFKKFREIADAVGAILFADIAHIAGLVCAGEHPSPFPYADVVTTTTHKTLAGPRGGMIMTNDEEIAKKINSAIFPALQGGPLVHVIAAKAVGFKYNLSDEWKVYAAQVKANAAVLAKVLMERGYDIVSGGTDNHLVLVSFLNKPFSGKDADAALGRAGITVNKNTVPGETRSPFVTSGVRIGSPALTSRGMKEKEFELIANRIADVLDDIENETKQAAIKEELKALAKNFVIYNQPTY